One window from the genome of Elaeis guineensis isolate ETL-2024a chromosome 5, EG11, whole genome shotgun sequence encodes:
- the LOC105045339 gene encoding chromatin-remodeling ATPase INO80 isoform X3, which translates to MDPRRHHKNPSNGLSYSKLFDLESLMNFQVPQPEDDFDNYGYSSLDESRSSEGQGAMLDCCNGAIITRSSGLSRRRKRRLVETEAALNSSMQKDADSNDEDDEQYESRITEDQYRAMLGEHIQKYRRVRFRDSSSGLASARMAMQCPKRNHSAKVGKFSSEPILSAKEEVALHEIERSLEHYEADFDSEYCGGSRFASSLDSAYLDIGEGITYRIPPTYDQLVTTLNLPSFSDIWVEEHFLKGTLDLRSLATMVATDRRFEARNRSWLAEPQPQYESLQARLKALSSGNLNQKFTLQVCDVGLDPFSVPEGAAGRIRRSITSESGTLQVYYVKVLEKGDTYEIIERSLPKKQIVKKDPSVIEKEELEKIGKVWVNIARRDIPKYHRLFTNFHKKQLADAKRFSETCQREVKLKVSRSLKLMRGAAIRTRKLARDMLIFWKRVDKEQAELRKKEERDAAEALKREEELREAKRQQQRLNFLLSQTELYSHFMQNKSTAQPAEILSLAQDESKAPEVAPILGDVKPEEEEDPEEAELKREALRTAQQAVSQQKKITNEFDNECLKLRQAAEAIAPADDSSIAGSSDIDLLNPSTMPVKSTVQTPELFKGTLKEYQLKGLQWLVNCYEQGLNGILADEMGLGKTIQAMAFLAHLAEEKNIWGPFLVVAPSSVLNNWADEISRFCPDLKTLPYWGGLQERMVLRKNINPKRLYRREAGFHILITSYQLLVTDEKYLRRVKWQYMVLDEAQAIKSSNSIRWKTLLSFNCRNRLLLTGTPIQNNMAELWALLHFIMPTLFDSHEQFNEWFSKGIESHAEHGGTLNEHQLNRLHAVLKPFMLRRVKKDVITEMTGKTEVTVHCNLSSRQQAFYRAIKNKISLAELFDGSRGHLNEKKMVNLMNIVIQLRKVCNHPELFERNEGSSYFYFADIPNSLLPPPFGELEDIHYAGDWNPITYKVPKLVHREIIQNAEMPSSVFGNDIQHGSFRRLFNIFSPDIIYQSTVPKYGCSNESCMSTGAFGFTRLINLSVAEASFLANCSVLERLVFSVMRWDRQFIDDLLDLSMYPEGDDLQYNHLGKETVRAVARMLLLPTKSEASLLRRRLATGPGDDPYEALVTSHQDRFISNIRLLHAVYTFIPRARAPPINARCSNRSFAYQMVEEFHHPWTKKLFVGFARTSEFNGPRKPIDPHHLIEEMSSESHGQPLLELPYSIFGSSPPMRSFDPAKMLTDSGKLQTLDILLKRLRAENHRVLLFAQMTKMLNILEDYMNYRKYKYFRLDGSSGIMDRRDMVRDFQRRNDIFVFLLSTRAGGLGINLTAADTVIFYESDWNPTLDLQAMDRAHRLGQTKEDALPLCWSHGPARSSSTWLLFID; encoded by the exons ATGGACCCGCGGCGCCACCACAAGAATCCAAGCAACGGCCTCTCCTACTCCAAACTCTTCGATCTCGAG TCTTTGATGAACTTTCAAGTTCCCCAGCCAGAagatgattttgataattacggCTATAGTAGTCTGGATGAGAGCAGAAGTAGTGAAG GTCAAGGCGCCATGCTGGACTGTTGTAATGGAGCCATCATCACTAGGTCTTCAGGCTTGAGTAGGAGGCGGAAGAGGCGTTTAGTTGAGACTGAGGCTGCTTTGAACTCTTCCATGCAGAAAGATGCTGATAGCAATGATGAGGATGATGAGCAGTATGAATCGCGAATCACTGAGGATCAGTACCGTGCAATGCTTGGTGAGCATATACAAAAGTATAGGAGAGTGAGGTTTCGGGATTCCTCATCAGGGTTGGCTTCTGCTCGGATGGCAATGCAATGTCCAAAACGCAATCATAGTGCAAAGGTGGGGAAGTTCAGTAGTGAGCCTATACTTTCTGCTAAGGAAGAGGTAGCACTGCATGAGATTGAAAGGTCACTGGAGCATTATGAAGCAGATTTTGATTCGGAATATTGTGGGGGAAGCAGGTTTGCTTCATCTCTTGATTCGGCTTATTTAGATATCGGGGAGGGTATCACATATAGGATACCTCCAACTTATGATCAGCTTGTGACTACCCTAAATCTGCCAAGTTTTTCAGACATTTGGGTAGAGGAGCATTTCCTAAAGGGTACATTGGATTTACGATCTCTGGCAACTATGGTTGCCACAGATCGAAGGTTTGAGGCTCGGAATCGAAGTTGGTTGGCTGAGCCTCAACCACAGTATGAATCACTTCAGGCCAGGTTAAAAGCACTTTCATCTGGAAATTTGAATCAGAAGTTCACTCTTCAAGTATGTGATGTTGGCCTGGATCCCTTTTCAGTTCCAGAAGGAGCAGCTGGGAGGATACGACGGTCGATTACATCTGAATCTGGTACCTTACAGGTTTATTATGTTAAAGTCTTGGAAAAGGGAGACACATATGAG ATTATTGAGCGCAGCTTGCCTAAGAAGCAAATAGTGAAGAAAGATCCTTCAGTAATTGAGAAAGAGGAGCTGGAGAAGATTGGGAAAGTCTGGGTTAATATTGCGAGACGAGACATTCCAAAGTATCATAGGTTATTTACTAATTTTCACAAGAAACAGCTTGCTGATGCCAAGCGCTTTTCAGAGACCTGCCAAAGAGAG GTAAAATTGAAGGTGAGCAGGTCACTCAAATTGATGAGAGGTGCTGCAATCCGTACTAGAAAGCTTGCTAGGGACATGCTAATATTCTGGAAAAGAGTGGATAAGGAGcag GCGGAactgaggaagaaagaagaaagggatGCAGCTGAAGCACTGAAGCGTGAGGAAGAGCTCCGTGAAGCAAAGAGACAGCAGCAGAGGCTCAACTTTCTCTTATCACAAACAGAACTGTATAGTCATTTTATGCAGAATAAATCTACTGCACAACCTGCCGAAATCTTATCTCTGGCACAAGATGAATCTAAAGCTCCAGAAGTGGCACCAATCCTTGGAGATGTCAAaccagaagaggaagaagatcctgaGGAAGCTGAATTAAAAAGAGAAGCTTTGAGGACAGCTCAACAAGCTGTCTCCCAGCAAAAGAAGATAACAAACGAATTTGATAACGAATGTTTGAAGCTGCGTCAAGCTGCTGAAGCTATTGCTCCAGCAGATGATTCATCCATTGCAGGGTCTAGTGACATAGACCTACTTAACCC CTCGACCATGCCCGTAAAATCGACTGTGCAGACGCCAGAGTTGTTCAAAGGCACTCTTAAAGAATATCAGTTAAAGGGATTGCAGTGGCTGGTTAATTGTTATGAGCAG GGTTTGAATGGTATCCTCGCTGATGAAATGGGCCTTGGAAAGACCATCCAAGCAATGGCATTCTTGGCTCATTTAGCTGAG GAGAAGAATATATGGGGTCCCTTTCTGGTGGTTGCACCATCATCTGTCTTGAACAATTGGGCTGATGAAATTAGTAGATTTTGTCCTGATCTGAAAACACTTCCATACTGGGGTGGGCTTCAAGAAAGAATGGtacttagaaaaaatatcaaccCTAAGCGACTATATCGAAG gGAGGCTGGGTTTCACATACTAATTACTAGCTACCAGTTGCTTGTGACTGATGAAAAGTACTTACGGCGTGTGAAATGGCAGTATATGGTGTTAGATGAAGCCCAGGCAATAAAGAGTTCAAACAG TATTCGGTGGAAGACATTACTCAGCTTTAACTGTAGAAATCGCTTGCTGCTGACTGGAACGCCCATACAAAATAACATGGCTGAACTGTGGGCTCTTCTTCATTTCATTATGCCTACTTTGTTTGACAGCCATGAGCAGTTCAATGAATGGTTTTCAAAAGG AATTGAGAGCCATGCAGAACATGGAGGCACTCTGAATGAGCATCAGCTTAATAGACTG CATGCAGTTCTAAAGCCTTTTATGTTGCGTCGGGTTAAGAAAGATGTCATAACAGAGATGACTGGGAAGACAGAAGTCACAGTTCACTGTAATTTGAGTTCCCGGCAGCAAGCTTTTTATCGAGCTATAAAGAACAAGATATCCCTAGCTGAGCTGTTTGATGGTAGTCGTGGTCATCTAAATGAGAAGAAGATGGTTAATTTGATGAACATAGTTATTCAATTACGAAAG GTGTGCAACCATCCGGAGTTATTTGAGCGTAATGAGGGAAGTTCATATTTTTACTTTGCGGATATCCCaaattctcttcttcctcctccatttGGGGAACTGGAAGATATACACTATGCAGGAGATTGGAATCCTATAACATATAAG GTGCCTAAGTTGGTCCATCGAGAGATCATCCAAAATGCTGAAATGCCATCTTCAGTTTTTGGGAATGACATTCAGCATGGGTCTTTCAGGAGACTCTTTAATATATTTTCACCAGATATCATTTATCAGTCTACAGTGCCAAAATATGGATGCTCAAATGAGTCTTGCATGAGTACTGGAGCTTTTGGATTTACTCGTTTGATAAATTTATCCGTGGCAGAAGCTTCGTTTTTAGCTAATTGTTCTGTACTTGAAAGGTTGGTATTTTCTGTAATGAGGTGGGATAGACAGTTTATTGATGATTTGTTGGACCTATCCATGTATCCAGAAGGTGATGATCTTCAATACAATCACCTGGGTAAAGAAACAGTAAGGGCTGTCGCACGGATGTTGCTGCTGCCAACAAAATCTGAGGCAAGCTTACTGAGAAGAAGGCTTGCAACCGGTCCAGGTGATGACCCATATGAGGCATTAGTCACCTCTCATCAGGATAGATTCATATCCAATATCAGACTTCTGCATGCAGTATATACTTTCATTCCACGAGCCAGAGCTCCACCT ATTAATGCTCGCTGCTCTAACAGGAGCTTTGCCTACCAAATGGTTGAGGAATTTCACCATCCTTGGACAAAAAAACTGTTTGTTGGATTTGCTCGTACTTCTGAGTTTAATGGTCCCCGAAAGCCTATTGATCCTCATCATTTAATAGAAGAGATGTCTTCAGAGTCACATGGTCAGCCTCTTCTTGAGCTCCCATACAGCATATTTGGTTCCTCTCCACCGATGCGAAGCTTCGATCCTGCTAAAATGCTCACG GATTCTGGAAAGCTTCAGACACTGGATATATTATTGAAACGCCTTCGGGCCGAAAATCATCGCGTGCTTTTGTTTGCACAAATGACAAAAATGTTGAATATTCTTGAG GATTATATGAATTACAGAAAATACAAATATTTTAGACTTGATGGATCATCTGGTATCATGGATCGCCGTGACATGGTTAGAGACTTCCAGCGTCG GAATGACATTTTTGTATTCCTGCTGAGCACTAGAGCTGGAGGACTTGGAATCAATCTGACAGCTGCTGACACTGTAATCTTCTATGAAAGTGACTGGAATCCAACATTAGATCTACAGGCAATGGATAGGGCACATCGGCTGGGGCAGACAAAGGAG GATGCATTGCCACTTTGCTGGAGTCATGGGCCAGCACGATCTTCTTCTACATG GTTACTGTTTATAGACTAA
- the LOC105045339 gene encoding chromatin-remodeling ATPase INO80 isoform X2: protein MDPRRHHKNPSNGLSYSKLFDLESLMNFQVPQPEDDFDNYGYSSLDESRSSEGQGAMLDCCNGAIITRSSGLSRRRKRRLVETEAALNSSMQKDADSNDEDDEQYESRITEDQYRAMLGEHIQKYRRVRFRDSSSGLASARMAMQCPKRNHSAKVGKFSSEPILSAKEEVALHEIERSLEHYEADFDSEYCGGSRFASSLDSAYLDIGEGITYRIPPTYDQLVTTLNLPSFSDIWVEEHFLKGTLDLRSLATMVATDRRFEARNRSWLAEPQPQYESLQARLKALSSGNLNQKFTLQVCDVGLDPFSVPEGAAGRIRRSITSESGTLQVYYVKVLEKGDTYEIIERSLPKKQIVKKDPSVIEKEELEKIGKVWVNIARRDIPKYHRLFTNFHKKQLADAKRFSETCQREVKLKVSRSLKLMRGAAIRTRKLARDMLIFWKRVDKEQAELRKKEERDAAEALKREEELREAKRQQQRLNFLLSQTELYSHFMQNKSTAQPAEILSLAQDESKAPEVAPILGDVKPEEEEDPEEAELKREALRTAQQAVSQQKKITNEFDNECLKLRQAAEAIAPADDSSIAGSSDIDLLNPSTMPVKSTVQTPELFKGTLKEYQLKGLQWLVNCYEQGLNGILADEMGLGKTIQAMAFLAHLAEEKNIWGPFLVVAPSSVLNNWADEISRFCPDLKTLPYWGGLQERMVLRKNINPKRLYRREAGFHILITSYQLLVTDEKYLRRVKWQYMVLDEAQAIKSSNSIRWKTLLSFNCRNRLLLTGTPIQNNMAELWALLHFIMPTLFDSHEQFNEWFSKGIESHAEHGGTLNEHQLNRLHAVLKPFMLRRVKKDVITEMTGKTEVTVHCNLSSRQQAFYRAIKNKISLAELFDGSRGHLNEKKMVNLMNIVIQLRKVCNHPELFERNEGSSYFYFADIPNSLLPPPFGELEDIHYAGDWNPITYKVPKLVHREIIQNAEMPSSVFGNDIQHGSFRRLFNIFSPDIIYQSTVPKYGCSNESCMSTGAFGFTRLINLSVAEASFLANCSVLERLVFSVMRWDRQFIDDLLDLSMYPEGDDLQYNHLGKETVRAVARMLLLPTKSEASLLRRRLATGPGDDPYEALVTSHQDRFISNIRLLHAVYTFIPRARAPPINARCSNRSFAYQMVEEFHHPWTKKLFVGFARTSEFNGPRKPIDPHHLIEEMSSESHGQPLLELPYSIFGSSPPMRSFDPAKMLTDSGKLQTLDILLKRLRAENHRVLLFAQMTKMLNILEDYMNYRKYKYFRLDGSSGIMDRRDMVRDFQRRNDIFVFLLSTRAGGLGINLTAADTVIFYESDWNPTLDLQAMDRAHRLGQTKEEAFALLCSACLGLSMGAASLIGRGPSL from the exons ATGGACCCGCGGCGCCACCACAAGAATCCAAGCAACGGCCTCTCCTACTCCAAACTCTTCGATCTCGAG TCTTTGATGAACTTTCAAGTTCCCCAGCCAGAagatgattttgataattacggCTATAGTAGTCTGGATGAGAGCAGAAGTAGTGAAG GTCAAGGCGCCATGCTGGACTGTTGTAATGGAGCCATCATCACTAGGTCTTCAGGCTTGAGTAGGAGGCGGAAGAGGCGTTTAGTTGAGACTGAGGCTGCTTTGAACTCTTCCATGCAGAAAGATGCTGATAGCAATGATGAGGATGATGAGCAGTATGAATCGCGAATCACTGAGGATCAGTACCGTGCAATGCTTGGTGAGCATATACAAAAGTATAGGAGAGTGAGGTTTCGGGATTCCTCATCAGGGTTGGCTTCTGCTCGGATGGCAATGCAATGTCCAAAACGCAATCATAGTGCAAAGGTGGGGAAGTTCAGTAGTGAGCCTATACTTTCTGCTAAGGAAGAGGTAGCACTGCATGAGATTGAAAGGTCACTGGAGCATTATGAAGCAGATTTTGATTCGGAATATTGTGGGGGAAGCAGGTTTGCTTCATCTCTTGATTCGGCTTATTTAGATATCGGGGAGGGTATCACATATAGGATACCTCCAACTTATGATCAGCTTGTGACTACCCTAAATCTGCCAAGTTTTTCAGACATTTGGGTAGAGGAGCATTTCCTAAAGGGTACATTGGATTTACGATCTCTGGCAACTATGGTTGCCACAGATCGAAGGTTTGAGGCTCGGAATCGAAGTTGGTTGGCTGAGCCTCAACCACAGTATGAATCACTTCAGGCCAGGTTAAAAGCACTTTCATCTGGAAATTTGAATCAGAAGTTCACTCTTCAAGTATGTGATGTTGGCCTGGATCCCTTTTCAGTTCCAGAAGGAGCAGCTGGGAGGATACGACGGTCGATTACATCTGAATCTGGTACCTTACAGGTTTATTATGTTAAAGTCTTGGAAAAGGGAGACACATATGAG ATTATTGAGCGCAGCTTGCCTAAGAAGCAAATAGTGAAGAAAGATCCTTCAGTAATTGAGAAAGAGGAGCTGGAGAAGATTGGGAAAGTCTGGGTTAATATTGCGAGACGAGACATTCCAAAGTATCATAGGTTATTTACTAATTTTCACAAGAAACAGCTTGCTGATGCCAAGCGCTTTTCAGAGACCTGCCAAAGAGAG GTAAAATTGAAGGTGAGCAGGTCACTCAAATTGATGAGAGGTGCTGCAATCCGTACTAGAAAGCTTGCTAGGGACATGCTAATATTCTGGAAAAGAGTGGATAAGGAGcag GCGGAactgaggaagaaagaagaaagggatGCAGCTGAAGCACTGAAGCGTGAGGAAGAGCTCCGTGAAGCAAAGAGACAGCAGCAGAGGCTCAACTTTCTCTTATCACAAACAGAACTGTATAGTCATTTTATGCAGAATAAATCTACTGCACAACCTGCCGAAATCTTATCTCTGGCACAAGATGAATCTAAAGCTCCAGAAGTGGCACCAATCCTTGGAGATGTCAAaccagaagaggaagaagatcctgaGGAAGCTGAATTAAAAAGAGAAGCTTTGAGGACAGCTCAACAAGCTGTCTCCCAGCAAAAGAAGATAACAAACGAATTTGATAACGAATGTTTGAAGCTGCGTCAAGCTGCTGAAGCTATTGCTCCAGCAGATGATTCATCCATTGCAGGGTCTAGTGACATAGACCTACTTAACCC CTCGACCATGCCCGTAAAATCGACTGTGCAGACGCCAGAGTTGTTCAAAGGCACTCTTAAAGAATATCAGTTAAAGGGATTGCAGTGGCTGGTTAATTGTTATGAGCAG GGTTTGAATGGTATCCTCGCTGATGAAATGGGCCTTGGAAAGACCATCCAAGCAATGGCATTCTTGGCTCATTTAGCTGAG GAGAAGAATATATGGGGTCCCTTTCTGGTGGTTGCACCATCATCTGTCTTGAACAATTGGGCTGATGAAATTAGTAGATTTTGTCCTGATCTGAAAACACTTCCATACTGGGGTGGGCTTCAAGAAAGAATGGtacttagaaaaaatatcaaccCTAAGCGACTATATCGAAG gGAGGCTGGGTTTCACATACTAATTACTAGCTACCAGTTGCTTGTGACTGATGAAAAGTACTTACGGCGTGTGAAATGGCAGTATATGGTGTTAGATGAAGCCCAGGCAATAAAGAGTTCAAACAG TATTCGGTGGAAGACATTACTCAGCTTTAACTGTAGAAATCGCTTGCTGCTGACTGGAACGCCCATACAAAATAACATGGCTGAACTGTGGGCTCTTCTTCATTTCATTATGCCTACTTTGTTTGACAGCCATGAGCAGTTCAATGAATGGTTTTCAAAAGG AATTGAGAGCCATGCAGAACATGGAGGCACTCTGAATGAGCATCAGCTTAATAGACTG CATGCAGTTCTAAAGCCTTTTATGTTGCGTCGGGTTAAGAAAGATGTCATAACAGAGATGACTGGGAAGACAGAAGTCACAGTTCACTGTAATTTGAGTTCCCGGCAGCAAGCTTTTTATCGAGCTATAAAGAACAAGATATCCCTAGCTGAGCTGTTTGATGGTAGTCGTGGTCATCTAAATGAGAAGAAGATGGTTAATTTGATGAACATAGTTATTCAATTACGAAAG GTGTGCAACCATCCGGAGTTATTTGAGCGTAATGAGGGAAGTTCATATTTTTACTTTGCGGATATCCCaaattctcttcttcctcctccatttGGGGAACTGGAAGATATACACTATGCAGGAGATTGGAATCCTATAACATATAAG GTGCCTAAGTTGGTCCATCGAGAGATCATCCAAAATGCTGAAATGCCATCTTCAGTTTTTGGGAATGACATTCAGCATGGGTCTTTCAGGAGACTCTTTAATATATTTTCACCAGATATCATTTATCAGTCTACAGTGCCAAAATATGGATGCTCAAATGAGTCTTGCATGAGTACTGGAGCTTTTGGATTTACTCGTTTGATAAATTTATCCGTGGCAGAAGCTTCGTTTTTAGCTAATTGTTCTGTACTTGAAAGGTTGGTATTTTCTGTAATGAGGTGGGATAGACAGTTTATTGATGATTTGTTGGACCTATCCATGTATCCAGAAGGTGATGATCTTCAATACAATCACCTGGGTAAAGAAACAGTAAGGGCTGTCGCACGGATGTTGCTGCTGCCAACAAAATCTGAGGCAAGCTTACTGAGAAGAAGGCTTGCAACCGGTCCAGGTGATGACCCATATGAGGCATTAGTCACCTCTCATCAGGATAGATTCATATCCAATATCAGACTTCTGCATGCAGTATATACTTTCATTCCACGAGCCAGAGCTCCACCT ATTAATGCTCGCTGCTCTAACAGGAGCTTTGCCTACCAAATGGTTGAGGAATTTCACCATCCTTGGACAAAAAAACTGTTTGTTGGATTTGCTCGTACTTCTGAGTTTAATGGTCCCCGAAAGCCTATTGATCCTCATCATTTAATAGAAGAGATGTCTTCAGAGTCACATGGTCAGCCTCTTCTTGAGCTCCCATACAGCATATTTGGTTCCTCTCCACCGATGCGAAGCTTCGATCCTGCTAAAATGCTCACG GATTCTGGAAAGCTTCAGACACTGGATATATTATTGAAACGCCTTCGGGCCGAAAATCATCGCGTGCTTTTGTTTGCACAAATGACAAAAATGTTGAATATTCTTGAG GATTATATGAATTACAGAAAATACAAATATTTTAGACTTGATGGATCATCTGGTATCATGGATCGCCGTGACATGGTTAGAGACTTCCAGCGTCG GAATGACATTTTTGTATTCCTGCTGAGCACTAGAGCTGGAGGACTTGGAATCAATCTGACAGCTGCTGACACTGTAATCTTCTATGAAAGTGACTGGAATCCAACATTAGATCTACAGGCAATGGATAGGGCACATCGGCTGGGGCAGACAAAGGAG GAGGCCTTTGCTCTTTTATGCTCAGCTTGTCTAGGGCTGTCAATGGGCGCTGCCAGTTTGATTGGTAGAGGGCCCAGCCTGTAA